From one Lycium barbarum isolate Lr01 chromosome 6, ASM1917538v2, whole genome shotgun sequence genomic stretch:
- the LOC132643550 gene encoding uncharacterized protein LOC132643550, whose translation MGRKAGTLYINPRNFGSLQKPCAKEMVTFLNCLTLNHNKDEKCGRQKSLLSTCMEAQSGKNRKPWGSINYHLQRLSRGKK comes from the exons ATGGGCCGCAAAGCTGGCACCTTATATATTAACCCAAGGAACTTTGGAAGTCTCCAAAAACCTTGCGCAAAGGAAATGGTCACATTTCTTAATTGTTTAACTTTAAATCACAACAAGGATGAGAAATGTGGCAGGCAAAAGTCACTTCTCAGTACCTGCATGGAAGCTCAG AGTGGCAAAAACAGAAAGCCTTGGGGTAGCATCAATTATCACCTTCAGAGGCTTAGCAGGGGAAAGAAGTAA
- the LOC132643894 gene encoding uncharacterized protein LOC132643894: MVFDGVTQFRKALADYVIEYRRQLKVRPNDSHRVRAKCKNTKCKCVLAAKLDRDTSDFKVITYHPIHKCIPLNKNKMCTSKLIARKFKDRIVSQPYIRIWEIQELVRDKLGLYVSRTVCHRAKQKVMIENIGDWNLEFFRLCDYADMIKQTNSGSIAFNQGWLDGCRKIIGFDGCFLKRACKGELLVAVGKNGNNQMYPIAWAVVDTETKHSWNWFIKYLIADLNLGNGEGLTIMSDMQKGLIPVLLKLLPNVETRRCAKHVWSNWHKEWRGEERRKQFWRCSKASFEVKFKEEMDKMAKLGKPKIMEDFMHYEPFTFCRAYFKFHSKCNVVENNMCETFNSWILAARHKSIITMLEEIRHKMMNRHVDMIKFAETWIDDIAPMARRILEENKELSNRCHVQWNGVYGFEIRDGGFTFVVHLDKKYCDCRLWMLRGVPCPHAVCAYYYLNQDPDAYVEHWKETFLKAYSHFIQPITNMRMWPKPTNPSIEPPVPRKMPGRPKKKRMKDKDEPKKYGKMSKKGVKMTCSLCKQVGHNKTACGRIHGMGGPSQLIPSTESSVCSDTNSVPKDAQTVAPTPASRTKSPAYPSASSQSSSICGDTRAVPVAPQKRAQVGAGHKRAYTTAGFAAATGNKSRPTTGFGVYSNPVTGAQVFNPGTTSERVLHGATNLNSASPTNIDIGYKARGLKWQGKDAMTTSQLSRLRANKRNQKAASEATRSSAERSSNK; encoded by the exons ATGGTCTTTGATGGTGTAACACAATTTAGAAAGGCTCTAGCAGACTATGTTATAGAATATAGGAGGCAGTTGAAGGTAAGACCAAATGATAGCCATAGGGTGAGGGCTAAGTGTAAAAATACCAAGTGTAAGTGCGTGTTGGCAGCTAAGCTTGATAGGGATACAAGTGATTTTAAGGTGATTACCTATCATCCCATTCACAAGTGTATTCCTTTGAACAAAAACAAGATGTGCACTTCTAAGCTAATAGCAAGGAAGTTCAAGGACAGAATTGTTTCTCAACCTTATATAAGGATATGGGAAATTCAGGAATTGGTAAGGGACAAGCTTGGTCTTTATGTTAGTAGGACTGTTTGCCACAGGGCAAAACAGAAGGTTATGATAGAAAATATAGGTGACTGGAATCTGGAATTTTTCAGATTATGTGACTATGCTGACATGATCAAGCAAACCAATTCAGGAAGTATT GCATTTAATCAAGGCTGGTTGGATGGGTGTAGAAAAATAATAGGATTTGATGGTTGTTTTCTGAAAAGAGCTTGTAAGGGTGAGCTATTGGTAGCTGTGGGCAAGAATGGGAACAACCAAATGTATCCTATTGCCTGGGCAGTGGTGGATACAGAGACTAAACATAGCTGGAATTGGTTCATAAAGTACTTGATTGCTGATCTAAATTTGGGAAATGGTGAAGGATTGACTATAATGTCAGACATGCAAAAG GGACTTATTCCTGTCTTATTGAAGCTGCTGCCAAATGTTGAGACAAGGAGATGTGCTAAACATGTTTGGAGTAATTGGCACAAAGAGTGGAGAGGAGAAGAAAGAAGGAAGCAGTTTTGGAGATGCTCTAAGGCTAGTTTTGAAGTCAAGTTTAAAGAGGAGATGGATAAAATGGCCAAATTGGGTAAGCCCAAGATAATGGAGGACTTTATGCATTATGAGCCTTTTACTTTTTGTAGGGCATATTTCAAGTTTCATTCCAAGTGTAATGTTGTGGAAAATAACATGTGTGAGACTTTTAATTCTTGGATCTTAGCTGCTAGACATAAATCTATTATCACCATGTTAGAGGAAATTAGGCATAAAATGATGAATAGGCATGTAGACATGATCAAATTTGCTGAAACTTGGATTGATGATATTGCCCCTATGGCAAGAAGAATATTGGAAGAGAACAAGGAGTTGTCTAATAGGTGTCATGTTcaatggaatggggtttatggtTTTGAAATTAGAGATGGTGGGTTCACATTTGTTGTCCACTTGGATAAGAAATATTGTGACTGTAGGTTGTGGATGTTAAGGGGTGTTCCTTGCCCTCATGCTGTTTGTGCTTATTATTACTTGAATCAAGATCCTGATGCATATGTAGAgcattg GAAGGAAACATTTCTTAAGGCTTATAGCCACTTCATCCAACCTATTACCAatatgaggatgtggcctaagccTACAAACCCATCAATAGAGCCTCCAGTGCCAAGAAAAATGCCTGGGagaccaaagaagaaaagaatgaaggATAAAGATGAGCCAAAGAAATATGGAAAGATGTCAAAGAAAGGTGTGAAGATGACTTGTTCATTGTGCAAACAAGTTGGCCATAACAAGACTGCCTGTGGAAGAATA CATGGAATGGGTGGTCCTTCTCAACTAATACCCTCAACTGAAAG CTCTGTTTGTAGTGACACAAATTCTGTGCCAAAAGATGCCCAAACTGTTGCTCCAACACCAGCA TCTAGAACGAAGAGTCCTGCATATCCAAGTGCTAGTTCACAATCAAGCTCAATTTGTGGTGACACAAGGGCTGTGCCAGTAGCTCCACAAAAGAGGGCTCAAGTTGGAGCTG GCCACAAAAGGGCATATACTACTGCTGGTTTTGCTGCAGCTACTGGAAATAAAAGTAGGCCTACAACTGGTTTTGGTGTATACTCTAATCCTGTTACTGGAGCACAAGTCTTTAAT CCTGGTACAACAAGTGAGAGGGTTCTACATGGTGCAACAAACTTGAACAGTGCTTCACCAACAAATATTGATATTGGTTATAAAGCTCGTGGACTGAAATGGCAAGGAAAAGATGCAATGACCACATCACAACTATCCCGATTGAGAGCCAACAAGAGAAACCAAAAGGCTGCATCAGAAGCAACCAGATCTTCAGCAGAAAGAAGCTCCAACAAGTAG